The Hemibagrus wyckioides isolate EC202008001 linkage group LG25, SWU_Hwy_1.0, whole genome shotgun sequence genome has a segment encoding these proteins:
- the dio3b gene encoding iodothyronine deiodinase 3b isoform X1 produces MLQTHPPPLLFFLFLYRSLSHIQAAEVPGGNPPPCEEAARAWRRGGFFPYSNPYKSYKKRRTRHRRLKEGRQMEGGDSSVCAPARRMPDVQDFVNALKNALVSLMLLPRFLLAAVLLWLLDFVCIRRKVLVKMREQEGSTPDDPPVTVSDSNRMFTLDSLRAVWYSQKLDFCKAAHLGLAAPNSEVMPLGERKRARILDYARGARPLILNFGSCSUPPFMTRLAAFRRVADQYADIADSLLVYIEEAHPSDGWVSTDAPYQIPRHRCIKDRIRAARLMNAIVPGSVVVVDTMDNSSNRAYGAYFERLYVLKDEKVVYQGGRGPEGYRISELKNWLEQYRQELEGAKPVVVQV; encoded by the coding sequence ATGCTCCAAACgcatcccccccccctccttttctttctctttctctaccGTTCTCTTTCTCACATCCAGGCGGCCGAGGTGCCGGGAGGTAATCCCCCTCCATGTGAGGAGGCGGCACGGGCGTGGAGGCGTGGAGGCTTTTTTCCATATTCAAATCCTTACAAGTCCTATAAAAAGCGGCGAACTCGGCACAGGAGGCtcaaggaaggaagacagatgGAGGGAGGTGACAGTTCTGTGTGCGCACCCGCTCGGAGGATGCCGGACGTGCAGGACTTTGTGAATGCACTCAAAAACGCGCTCGTGTCCCTGATGCTGCTGCCGCGCTTTCTGTTGGCCGCGGTGTTGCTTTGGCTTCTTGACTTTGTCTGCATCCGGAGGAAGGTGCTGGTGAAGATGCGCGAACAGGAGGGCTCGACTCCCGACGACCCGCCGGTGACCGTGTCAGACTCGAACCGGATGTTCACGCTGGACTCACTGCGCGCTGTGTGGTACAGCCAGAAGTTGGACTTCTGTAAGGCAGCGCACCTGGGGCTGGCGGCGCCTAACAGCGAGGTTATGCCGCTCGGCGAACGGAAACGCGCGCGTATACTGGACTACGCCCGCGGCGCGAGACCGCTCATCCTTAACTTCGGCAGCTGCTCATGACCGCCGTTCATGACGCGCTTGGCCGCGTTCCGGCGCGTCGCTGACCAGTACGCCGACATCGCCGACTCGTTGCTCGTATACATCGAGGAGGCGCATCCCTCCGACGGCTGGGTGAGCACGGACGCTCCGTACCAGATCCCGCGCCACCGGTGTATAAAGGACCGGATCCGAGCGGCGCGTCTCATGAACGCCATAGTACCCGGCAGCGTCGTGGTGGTGGACACCATGGACAACTCGTCCAACAGGGCGTACGGAGCCTACTTCGAGCGCCTCTACGTACTCAAGGACGAGAAGGTGGTGTATCAGGGAGGCAGGGGACCCGAGGGCTACCGCATTTCTGAACTGAAGAACTGGCTCGAGCAATATCGCCAAGAGCTCGAAGGCGCCAAACCGGTAGTGGTTCAGGTCTAG
- the dio3b gene encoding iodothyronine deiodinase 3b isoform X2, whose translation MEGGDSSVCAPARRMPDVQDFVNALKNALVSLMLLPRFLLAAVLLWLLDFVCIRRKVLVKMREQEGSTPDDPPVTVSDSNRMFTLDSLRAVWYSQKLDFCKAAHLGLAAPNSEVMPLGERKRARILDYARGARPLILNFGSCSUPPFMTRLAAFRRVADQYADIADSLLVYIEEAHPSDGWVSTDAPYQIPRHRCIKDRIRAARLMNAIVPGSVVVVDTMDNSSNRAYGAYFERLYVLKDEKVVYQGGRGPEGYRISELKNWLEQYRQELEGAKPVVVQV comes from the coding sequence atgGAGGGAGGTGACAGTTCTGTGTGCGCACCCGCTCGGAGGATGCCGGACGTGCAGGACTTTGTGAATGCACTCAAAAACGCGCTCGTGTCCCTGATGCTGCTGCCGCGCTTTCTGTTGGCCGCGGTGTTGCTTTGGCTTCTTGACTTTGTCTGCATCCGGAGGAAGGTGCTGGTGAAGATGCGCGAACAGGAGGGCTCGACTCCCGACGACCCGCCGGTGACCGTGTCAGACTCGAACCGGATGTTCACGCTGGACTCACTGCGCGCTGTGTGGTACAGCCAGAAGTTGGACTTCTGTAAGGCAGCGCACCTGGGGCTGGCGGCGCCTAACAGCGAGGTTATGCCGCTCGGCGAACGGAAACGCGCGCGTATACTGGACTACGCCCGCGGCGCGAGACCGCTCATCCTTAACTTCGGCAGCTGCTCATGACCGCCGTTCATGACGCGCTTGGCCGCGTTCCGGCGCGTCGCTGACCAGTACGCCGACATCGCCGACTCGTTGCTCGTATACATCGAGGAGGCGCATCCCTCCGACGGCTGGGTGAGCACGGACGCTCCGTACCAGATCCCGCGCCACCGGTGTATAAAGGACCGGATCCGAGCGGCGCGTCTCATGAACGCCATAGTACCCGGCAGCGTCGTGGTGGTGGACACCATGGACAACTCGTCCAACAGGGCGTACGGAGCCTACTTCGAGCGCCTCTACGTACTCAAGGACGAGAAGGTGGTGTATCAGGGAGGCAGGGGACCCGAGGGCTACCGCATTTCTGAACTGAAGAACTGGCTCGAGCAATATCGCCAAGAGCTCGAAGGCGCCAAACCGGTAGTGGTTCAGGTCTAG